One Malus sylvestris chromosome 14, drMalSylv7.2, whole genome shotgun sequence DNA segment encodes these proteins:
- the LOC126600785 gene encoding zinc finger CCCH domain-containing protein 14-like — protein sequence MDTRKRGRHEGGGFHSNGGFKKNKQELESFSTGVGSKSKPCTKFFSTAGCPFGESCHFLHYVPGGYNAVAQMMNLAPAPPPPRNISGPPSNSNGSNSSGVKSRICNKYNSAEGCKFGDKCHFAHGEWELGKPLAQTHDDPRAMGPGPGRMGNWMEPHAARPASSFGASSTAKISVDASLAGAIIGKGGVHSKQICRQTGAKLSIRDHESNPNLRNIELEGTFEQIQQASAMVSELIATVSISGPGKAPGGGGGGPGAPAPPGSNYKTKLCDNFTKGTCTFGERCHFAHGAAELRKSGV from the exons ATGGATACTCGTAAAAGAGGGCGGCATGAAGGTGGCGGCTTTCACTCTAATGGCGGCTTCAAGAAGAACAAGCAAG AATTGGAGTCCTTTTCAACTGGTGTAGGAAGCAAATCGAAGCCATGCACCAAATTTTTCAG CACTGCTGGCTGTCCCTTTGGCGAGAGTTGCCACTTCCTGCACTATGTTCCTGGAGGTTACAATGCCGTGGCTCAGATGATGAATCTTGCGCCTGCCCCTCCACCACCTAGGAACATTTCTGGCCCACCATCCAATTCCAATGGGTCCAATTCATCTGGAGTTAAATCGCGCATATGCAATAAATATAATTCTGCTGAAGGCTGCAAATTTGGTGACAAATGCCATTTTGCTCATGGTGAGTGGGAACTTGGCAAGCCTCTTGCTCAGACCCACGATGATCCTCGTGCCATGGGACCTGGTCCAGGCCGTATGGGTAATTGGATGGAGCCACACGCGGCACGCCCTGCATCCAGCTTTGGTGCCTCATCTACTGCAAAAATCAGTGTGGATGCATCACTTGCAGGAGCCATTATTGGGAAGGGAGGTGTACATTCAAAGCAGATTTGTCGTCAGACGGGAGCCAAGCTTTCAATCCGGGATCATGAGTCAAATCCCAATCTCAGGAACATTGAACTGGAGGGGACCTTTGAACAGATTCAGCAAGCTAGTGCCATGGTCAGCGAGCTAATTGCGACTGTTTCAATCTCCGGCCCTGGTAAGGCtccaggaggaggaggaggaggcccAGGAGCCCCAGCCCCTCCAGGAAGTAACTATAAGACGAAACTATGTGATAATTTTACCAAGGGGACTTGCACCTTTGGAGAAAGATGTCACTTTGCACACGGGGCTGCTGAATTGCGGAAGTCTGGAGTGTGA